The following DNA comes from Halalkaliarchaeum sp. AArc-CO.
GCCGGGCGAGGAAAGCGGTGACCACGAGTACTACGAGATGGACCCCGAGGAGTTCGCCCAGGAGCTCGACGAGGAGCTCGGCCTGGATCTCGAACCGAAGGGGAAACGCGTCCTCGAGGAGATCGAAGGGGAGTTCACCGACGTCACCCGCAGCGGCCCGGACTCGACGCTGGATTTCGAGGAGCTGTTCAAGCGCGGCCTCAAACGGAAACTCGCGACGGACTTCGACGGGGAGTACGTCCGGGAAGGACTGCGCGTCGCGGGTGCCGACGTCGACGACGTCTACCGGTGGGCTCGCAGCAGGCGGATCCCGGTCTCGCGGGCGTGGATCGCCGACGCCGCGGCCGACCTGACCGGAGAGATCGACCGCTGGGAGAGTTTCGAAGAACTGGAGGAGAACGTCGAACGCGAGCCGGTTTCGGTTCGGCTCCGCCGGGAAGGGATCCGGGAGATACCGTTCCGACGGGAGGACGAACGCTACCGCTACCCGGAGATCATCGAGCGGCGACAGAAGAACGTCGTCGTCGTCAACATCCGTGACGTGTCGGGGTCGATGCGCGAACGCAAACGCGAACTCGTCGAGCGGGTGCTGACGCCGCTCGACTGGTATCTCACCGGTAAATACGACGAGGCGGAGTTCCGGTACGTCGCTCACGACGCCGAGGCGTGGGAAGTCGAACGCGGGGAGTTTTTCGGCATCCAGTCTGGTGGCGGAACGCGGATCTCCGCAGCCTACGAACTGGCCGCCGAGATCTTAGAGGAGTATCCGTTCGACGAGTGGAACCGGTACGTCTTCGCCGCGGGCGACAGCGAGAACTCCGCGAACGACACCCGCGAGCGCGTGATCCCGCTGATGCGGGAGATCGACGCGAACCTCCACGCGTACGTCGAGACTCAGCCCGGCGGCGGTGCGGTAAACGCCACCCACGCCGACGAGCTGCTGGAGCTGTTCGGAGACGCAGACGACGTCGCCGTCGCGCGGGTGTCGGACGCCGACGACGTGACCGACGCGATTTACGAAATCCTGAGCACGGAGAGTGATACCGAATGACCGACGCCGACGGGAGTGACGACGAATGAGCAACGCATACCGGGACGACCGACTGCTCGCAAAGCGGGAGGCGACGGAGCTTCTGGGTCCGGTTCGGGAAGCCCGAAACCTGGCCCGGAAGCTCGGGCTCGACCCGTATCCGGTGAACTACTGGATCGTCGACCACGAGGAGATGAACCACCTGATCGCGTACGACGGCTTCCAG
Coding sequences within:
- a CDS encoding YeaH/YhbH family protein, encoding MGLRDDLDRFEAVGEQRRQDLSEFITHGDLTGSSPDRVRVPVKIVDLPSFEYDRRSMGGVGQGEGAEPGQPVSVPGEDDGDGEEDGGPGEESGDHEYYEMDPEEFAQELDEELGLDLEPKGKRVLEEIEGEFTDVTRSGPDSTLDFEELFKRGLKRKLATDFDGEYVREGLRVAGADVDDVYRWARSRRIPVSRAWIADAAADLTGEIDRWESFEELEENVEREPVSVRLRREGIREIPFRREDERYRYPEIIERRQKNVVVVNIRDVSGSMRERKRELVERVLTPLDWYLTGKYDEAEFRYVAHDAEAWEVERGEFFGIQSGGGTRISAAYELAAEILEEYPFDEWNRYVFAAGDSENSANDTRERVIPLMREIDANLHAYVETQPGGGAVNATHADELLELFGDADDVAVARVSDADDVTDAIYEILSTESDTE